One segment of Micromonospora sp. M71_S20 DNA contains the following:
- a CDS encoding integrase core domain-containing protein, with the protein MLQRPVEPGQYVSAQHARLAHRHDIRLSVGRRGQCWDNAVAESFFATIKTELLHRQAWPTHQAARQAIFEYIEGWYNTRRRHSTLGYLSPAAFEAASSQPLPIDQAA; encoded by the coding sequence GTGTTGCAACGACCGGTTGAACCCGGGCAATACGTCAGCGCCCAGCACGCCCGCCTCGCACACCGTCACGACATCCGCCTGTCCGTCGGTCGGCGCGGACAGTGCTGGGACAACGCCGTCGCCGAGTCGTTCTTCGCCACCATCAAAACCGAACTCCTGCACCGCCAGGCCTGGCCCACCCACCAAGCCGCCCGCCAGGCCATATTCGAATACATCGAGGGCTGGTACAATACCCGCCGCCGACACTCAACCCTCGGCTACCTCAGCCCTGCGGCTTTCGAGGCCGCCAGCTCACAACCGCTACCGATCGACCAAGCCGCCTAA
- a CDS encoding recombinase family protein: MATRTTAAPERSTLSSWAAGQRKLRPRRFTTATDGLRFAFYGRMSTVDFQDRASSCRWQRNYAEDLVVGHGRIVVEFFDEGVSRRIAWPDRPQAALLLAALADPARRFDAIVVGEYERAFHGQQLEQLAPTLFKHGVQLWLPETYGPVDFDNPRQLALLDLLGVHSQREVSRARHRTTAAMRAQAETQGRHLGGRPPYGYRLADAGPHPNRAHAAWGRRLHRLEPDPATAPHVRWMFEQRLAGRSVASIARELNDNDVQCPSDADPARNRHRSAHAWMLTTVAAILANPRYTGRQVWNRQRTDHDDLTPDGTLTRHREVQRWNAAPQWVVARQIAHPPLVTEEQFVAAQAIHTAPTPADGATRRYRLAGLVCCGACGRLMDSHWVHGRPGYRCRHGYTSTRTKTTRQPKILYIRGDHLLDRLRHDRRLHRHHPTLRSPDPEKVTAYLRANNMIVVCDHHTWTVEAETAAHPLNPQGSSLAGTAKIPAQRDGDHAKHEESSRFVWK, translated from the coding sequence ATGGCGACGAGAACGACGGCAGCACCCGAACGAAGCACGCTCTCGTCCTGGGCCGCCGGGCAGCGGAAGCTACGGCCACGGCGGTTCACCACCGCTACGGATGGGCTGCGGTTCGCGTTCTACGGCCGGATGTCCACGGTCGACTTCCAGGATCGGGCGTCGTCGTGCCGGTGGCAGCGCAACTATGCCGAGGACCTGGTCGTCGGGCATGGCCGGATCGTGGTTGAGTTTTTCGATGAGGGCGTCTCCCGCCGGATCGCCTGGCCGGACCGGCCGCAGGCGGCCCTGCTGCTCGCCGCACTGGCCGACCCGGCACGCCGGTTCGACGCGATCGTCGTCGGCGAGTACGAACGCGCCTTCCACGGCCAACAGCTCGAACAGCTCGCCCCAACCCTGTTCAAGCACGGTGTACAGCTGTGGCTACCGGAAACCTACGGTCCGGTGGACTTCGACAACCCCCGACAACTGGCACTGCTGGACCTATTGGGCGTGCACTCCCAACGCGAGGTATCCCGAGCGCGCCACCGCACGACCGCGGCCATGCGCGCCCAAGCCGAGACGCAGGGACGACACCTCGGCGGTCGACCGCCCTACGGCTACCGGCTCGCCGACGCCGGCCCTCACCCGAACCGCGCCCACGCCGCCTGGGGGCGGCGCCTGCACCGCCTGGAACCCGACCCCGCCACCGCACCCCACGTCCGCTGGATGTTCGAGCAGCGGCTGGCCGGGCGCAGCGTGGCCAGCATCGCCCGGGAACTCAACGACAACGACGTGCAATGCCCATCTGACGCCGACCCGGCGCGCAATCGGCACCGCAGCGCACACGCCTGGATGCTGACCACAGTCGCGGCGATCCTGGCCAACCCCCGCTACACCGGCCGCCAGGTGTGGAACCGGCAACGCACCGACCACGACGACCTCACACCCGATGGGACCCTCACGCGCCACCGCGAGGTCCAGCGCTGGAACGCCGCCCCGCAGTGGGTCGTCGCCCGACAGATCGCCCACCCGCCGCTGGTCACCGAGGAACAGTTCGTCGCCGCCCAAGCCATCCACACCGCGCCCACCCCCGCGGACGGCGCTACGCGCCGCTACCGCCTGGCCGGCCTCGTGTGCTGCGGCGCCTGCGGCCGCCTGATGGACTCCCACTGGGTCCACGGCCGTCCCGGCTACCGCTGCCGCCACGGCTACACCAGCACCCGAACCAAGACCACCCGACAGCCGAAGATCCTCTACATCCGGGGAGACCACTTGCTGGACCGCCTCCGACATGACCGCAGACTGCACCGGCACCATCCCACGCTGCGCAGCCCCGACCCGGAGAAGGTCACCGCATACCTACGCGCCAACAACATGATCGTCGTGTGTGACCACCACACCTGGACCGTCGAAGCCGAGACCGCGGCCCACCCGCTCAACCCACAGGGAAGCAGCCTCGCCGGCACAGCAAAAATCCCCGCCCAACGGGACGGGGATCACGCAAAGCACGAAGAATCATCACGCTTCGTGTGGAAATAA
- a CDS encoding transposase → MGEKRPRPRRSFTPEFKAEIVELCQRGDRTLRQVSQDFDLTETAVREWVKQAELDTGVRADGLTTDERAELAQLRKENRRLREDVDVLKRATAFFAKETR, encoded by the coding sequence ATGGGAGAGAAGCGGCCACGGCCTCGGCGTTCGTTCACGCCGGAGTTCAAGGCCGAGATCGTCGAGTTGTGCCAGCGTGGTGACCGCACGCTCCGGCAGGTCAGCCAGGACTTCGACCTGACCGAGACGGCAGTGCGTGAGTGGGTCAAGCAGGCCGAACTCGACACCGGCGTCCGCGCCGACGGGCTGACCACCGACGAACGGGCCGAACTCGCACAGCTGCGCAAAGAGAACCGCAGGCTGCGCGAAGACGTCGATGTGCTCAAACGAGCGACGGCTTTCTTCGCGAAGGAGACCCGGTGA
- a CDS encoding nitroreductase/quinone reductase family protein, with amino-acid sequence MASTSLPAVQRVRPPKAPYRVVNKVMRWFLSTPRRAQRVGRHLLLLHVVGRRSGRELVFPVAYRDGGDGRLLVLTNSPWRVNLRDRPDIAVTLLGRRLAARAQLVEDPDLVAQVYHSLIEQAGYQRAGRRMGIKINVPRTPTHDELTEAARRDGLALVYLDVESGT; translated from the coding sequence ATGGCCTCCACCTCACTTCCAGCCGTGCAGCGGGTTCGTCCACCCAAAGCCCCGTACCGGGTCGTCAACAAGGTCATGCGCTGGTTCCTGTCGACGCCACGACGGGCCCAGCGGGTCGGTCGTCACCTGCTCTTGCTGCACGTCGTCGGGCGACGCTCGGGCCGCGAGCTGGTCTTTCCGGTGGCCTACCGAGACGGCGGCGACGGCCGGCTGCTGGTGTTGACCAACTCGCCGTGGCGGGTCAACCTGCGCGACCGACCCGACATCGCTGTCACACTGCTGGGCCGGCGACTGGCGGCACGAGCGCAGCTCGTCGAGGACCCGGACCTTGTCGCGCAGGTCTATCACTCGCTCATTGAGCAGGCCGGGTACCAACGTGCGGGCCGGCGAATGGGCATCAAAATCAACGTGCCGCGTACGCCGACGCACGACGAGTTGACCGAGGCAGCCCGCCGCGACGGGCTGGCTCTGGTCTACCTCGACGTCGAAAGCGGTACCTGA
- a CDS encoding WD40 repeat domain-containing protein: MWHVATAQRLAVLDGSEDSTGTLAWSPDSSLIAAVISKHNVSFWRGDDYTRTHQWRIEGLGKVAALAWSNDSTRLAAAVGNQIEIWNVTQQHVSVRFVGHTGKVQHLSWATDGNRLATISDDHMLYLWRTQDGRPFGVLDIPHGIVRSLSWQDALIVTYDDGTIMSWDICGDRVQASAEGGEPRALSAEERERYGLPSTPTD, translated from the coding sequence ATTTGGCACGTAGCCACAGCGCAGCGCCTAGCAGTCCTCGACGGCAGCGAAGACAGCACCGGAACGCTTGCCTGGTCCCCGGACTCAAGCCTCATAGCTGCTGTCATCAGCAAGCACAACGTGAGCTTCTGGCGAGGAGACGACTACACCCGTACCCACCAATGGCGAATCGAAGGACTCGGCAAAGTAGCCGCCCTGGCCTGGTCGAATGACTCCACCAGACTCGCCGCCGCCGTCGGCAACCAGATCGAGATCTGGAACGTAACGCAGCAGCACGTAAGCGTGCGCTTTGTCGGCCACACAGGCAAGGTCCAACACCTCAGCTGGGCAACCGACGGAAACAGGCTGGCAACCATCAGCGACGACCACATGCTCTACCTCTGGCGCACTCAAGACGGACGACCGTTCGGCGTACTCGACATACCTCACGGGATTGTGCGCAGCCTGTCATGGCAAGACGCCCTCATCGTCACCTACGATGACGGCACGATCATGAGTTGGGATATCTGCGGTGACCGCGTGCAGGCTTCGGCCGAAGGCGGTGAACCTCGTGCGCTCAGCGCCGAAGAACGCGAGCGATACGGGCTGCCGTCAACGCCGACCGACTGA
- a CDS encoding DUF4394 domain-containing protein has product MKYPLTRTLLLAGVSIALGAGSSVGFAGAASADGAPGDNSDGYRSWEKSCHRPYGDYDRYDSSKDRERRRSGLKAIGLTDDQKLIKFDVSNPDRACKIGKVWLDDDNELVGIDYRVQNGKLYGVGDEGGVYVLSTRDASASKVSQLSVDLDGTYFGVDFNPAADRLRVISDKGQNLRHNVNDDTTVEDGDLTYPPANDIAYGVTGAAYTNNDLAPDTATTLFDIDTNLDQVAVQSPANTGQLAATGKLGVNAGTWAGFDIYSTVRDDKTVYNKGFAVLQVNNRSKVYKIDMLTGDADKQGAFYDYHVVDLALPLNQH; this is encoded by the coding sequence ATGAAGTATCCGCTCACCAGGACCCTGCTGCTCGCCGGAGTCTCCATCGCTCTGGGCGCCGGATCGTCCGTCGGATTCGCCGGTGCCGCGTCGGCCGACGGCGCCCCGGGGGACAACTCCGACGGCTACCGGTCGTGGGAGAAGTCCTGCCACCGCCCCTACGGCGACTACGACCGCTACGACTCGTCGAAAGACCGGGAGAGGAGGCGCAGCGGGCTCAAGGCCATCGGTTTGACCGACGACCAGAAGCTGATCAAGTTTGACGTGAGCAACCCGGACCGCGCCTGCAAGATCGGCAAGGTGTGGCTCGACGACGACAACGAACTTGTCGGTATCGACTACCGGGTGCAGAACGGCAAGCTCTACGGTGTCGGCGACGAAGGCGGCGTCTACGTCCTGTCCACCCGCGACGCCTCCGCCTCCAAGGTCAGCCAGCTATCGGTAGACCTGGATGGCACGTACTTCGGGGTCGACTTCAACCCGGCCGCGGACCGACTGCGGGTCATCAGCGACAAGGGCCAGAACCTGCGCCACAACGTTAACGACGACACCACCGTCGAGGACGGGGATCTGACCTACCCGCCGGCAAACGACATCGCCTACGGCGTCACCGGGGCGGCCTACACCAACAACGACCTCGCCCCGGACACCGCCACCACCCTGTTCGACATCGACACCAACCTCGACCAGGTCGCGGTGCAGTCACCCGCCAACACCGGGCAACTCGCCGCCACCGGCAAGCTCGGCGTCAACGCCGGAACCTGGGCCGGGTTCGACATCTACAGCACCGTCCGCGACGACAAAACGGTCTACAACAAGGGCTTCGCCGTCCTGCAGGTCAACAACCGCAGCAAGGTCTACAAGATCGACATGCTGACCGGTGACGCCGACAAGCAGGGCGCCTTCTACGACTACCACGTCGTCGACCTCGCACTGCCCCTCAACCAGCACTGA
- a CDS encoding IS30 family transposase has product MVRRQQQADRALRPAMRSPGRPMPARHVERAFWRLIAQGKRTEEAALDLGVSTPVAVRWFRHAGGMPPLSLAEPTGRYLSFFEREEIALLKAQGQGVRAIARQLHRDPGTISRELRRNAATRAGKREYRAGVAQWKAQIAARRPKRVKLAGNPRLCEYVQARLSGQLQRPDGTVAAGPSTTWKGLNKPHRADRRWATVWSPEQISRRLVVDFPDDEDMRISHEAIYQALYIQGRGALQRELVACLRTGRALRKPRERSRNRPQGHVTADVVLSERPAEATDRAVPGHWEGDLIIGLNRSAIGTVVERSSRYTLLVHLPRLEGYGTVPPVKNGPALGGYGAIAMKDALSSTMTMMPAELLRSLTWDRGKELSAHAQFKIETGMAVYFADPHSPWQRGTNENTNGLLRQYFPKGTDLSRWSLDDLLAVQAAINSRPRKVLGWKTPAEALDEHLRLLHSSGVATTG; this is encoded by the coding sequence ATGGTGCGTCGTCAGCAGCAGGCGGATCGGGCGTTGCGGCCGGCGATGCGTTCGCCGGGCCGGCCGATGCCGGCGCGGCATGTGGAGCGCGCCTTCTGGCGCCTGATTGCGCAGGGCAAGCGCACCGAGGAGGCGGCGCTCGATCTCGGTGTGTCGACGCCCGTTGCGGTGCGCTGGTTTCGGCACGCTGGCGGCATGCCCCCGTTGAGCCTTGCCGAGCCCACCGGCCGCTACCTGTCCTTCTTCGAGCGCGAGGAGATTGCGCTACTCAAGGCGCAGGGCCAGGGTGTCCGCGCGATCGCCCGGCAGCTCCATCGAGACCCCGGCACGATCTCGCGGGAGCTGCGGCGCAACGCCGCCACCCGTGCCGGCAAGCGGGAGTACCGGGCAGGCGTCGCACAGTGGAAGGCGCAGATCGCGGCGCGGCGCCCGAAGCGGGTGAAGTTGGCGGGCAACCCGCGGCTATGCGAGTACGTCCAAGCGCGGCTGAGCGGGCAGTTGCAGCGTCCTGACGGGACCGTTGCCGCTGGCCCGTCGACGACTTGGAAAGGGCTGAACAAGCCGCACCGCGCCGACCGGCGCTGGGCCACGGTCTGGAGCCCGGAACAGATCAGCCGGCGGCTGGTCGTCGACTTCCCCGACGATGAGGACATGCGCATCAGCCACGAGGCGATCTACCAGGCGCTCTACATTCAAGGACGTGGAGCGCTCCAGCGTGAGCTGGTCGCCTGCTTGCGCACCGGCCGGGCACTGCGCAAGCCCCGGGAACGGTCCCGGAACAGGCCGCAGGGTCATGTCACCGCCGATGTCGTGCTCAGTGAACGGCCTGCCGAGGCCACCGACCGTGCGGTGCCTGGGCACTGGGAGGGCGATCTGATCATCGGTTTGAACCGGTCGGCGATCGGCACCGTCGTGGAGCGCAGCAGCCGCTACACGCTCCTGGTCCACCTGCCCCGCCTCGAGGGCTACGGAACCGTCCCACCTGTCAAGAACGGGCCCGCCCTGGGCGGCTACGGCGCCATCGCGATGAAAGACGCCCTCAGCTCGACGATGACGATGATGCCGGCCGAGCTGCTACGGTCGCTGACCTGGGACCGGGGCAAGGAGCTCTCCGCACACGCCCAATTCAAGATCGAAACCGGCATGGCGGTCTACTTCGCCGACCCCCACTCGCCCTGGCAGCGCGGCACGAACGAGAACACCAACGGCCTGCTACGCCAGTACTTCCCCAAGGGCACCGACCTGTCCCGCTGGAGCCTCGATGACCTCCTCGCCGTCCAGGCCGCCATCAACAGCAGGCCCCGCAAGGTCCTCGGCTGGAAGACACCCGCCGAGGCCCTCGACGAGCACCTACGATTGCTGCACAGCAGCGGTGTTGCAACGACCGGTTGA
- a CDS encoding IS3 family transposase, which translates to MNVFPFIAAEQAGKHNVKRACELLEVSRSAYYQQKTGAQSQRERVDARLTDKITVLHERSKGTYGAPRIHAELTEQGLRHGRKRVARLMRTAGLAGKSPRRWRTTTIPDPAAELRPDLVGRDFRVDPGVIDTRWCGDITYINTWQGWLYLATVIDLASRRVVGWAVADNLRTDLVDAALADALARRRPEPGLVFHSDRGTQGGLNRSSQHLVVVEVFEWCVVSSRRIGRCGRRCVRRAGRCRRGMWSAPSGA; encoded by the coding sequence GTGAACGTCTTCCCGTTCATCGCCGCGGAGCAGGCCGGCAAGCACAACGTCAAACGTGCCTGCGAACTGCTCGAGGTCTCCCGATCCGCCTACTACCAGCAGAAAACCGGTGCCCAGTCGCAGCGCGAGCGGGTCGATGCCCGGCTCACCGACAAGATCACCGTGCTGCACGAACGGTCCAAGGGCACCTACGGGGCGCCGCGGATCCACGCGGAGCTCACCGAGCAGGGGCTACGGCACGGCCGCAAACGCGTCGCCCGGCTGATGCGCACCGCCGGACTCGCCGGCAAGAGCCCACGCCGCTGGCGCACGACCACAATCCCGGATCCGGCCGCCGAGCTCCGGCCTGACCTGGTCGGCCGCGACTTCCGTGTTGATCCTGGCGTAATCGATACCCGCTGGTGCGGCGACATCACCTACATCAACACGTGGCAGGGCTGGCTCTACCTGGCCACCGTCATCGATCTCGCATCACGCCGGGTTGTCGGCTGGGCCGTGGCCGACAACCTGAGGACCGACCTGGTCGACGCCGCCCTCGCCGACGCTCTCGCACGCCGCCGACCCGAGCCCGGGCTGGTGTTTCATTCCGACCGCGGCACGCAAGGCGGACTCAACCGGTCGTCGCAACACCTCGTGGTCGTGGAGGTGTTCGAATGGTGCGTCGTCAGCAGCAGGCGGATCGGGCGTTGCGGCCGGCGATGCGTTCGCCGGGCCGGCCGATGCCGGCGCGGCATGTGGAGCGCGCCTTCTGGCGCCTGA
- a CDS encoding M23 family metallopeptidase, giving the protein MPSRWRVAFAATLAAALILLAAPAAVAAPLPAGTWWGVEDGRTTSSYNEYFPGYQFGCGGDQRHKGVDVGAPTGNRIYAWGAGRVVGRGYDPGGYNRWIQVYFPSVNMSLTLGHLLDGSELRVGNTFTKGTRWARIGTLADGLNHRHVHFRAARGNHGASPIGPCEDMNPFVLWDALGLPS; this is encoded by the coding sequence ATGCCATCACGCTGGCGCGTCGCGTTTGCGGCAACCCTGGCCGCCGCTCTCATCTTGTTGGCTGCCCCGGCGGCTGTCGCCGCACCGCTGCCGGCCGGCACGTGGTGGGGGGTGGAAGACGGCCGCACCACCTCCAGCTACAACGAGTACTTCCCGGGCTACCAGTTCGGCTGCGGGGGCGATCAGCGCCATAAGGGCGTCGACGTGGGCGCTCCCACCGGCAACCGTATCTACGCGTGGGGAGCCGGCCGTGTCGTCGGTCGCGGCTATGACCCGGGCGGCTACAACCGGTGGATCCAGGTCTACTTCCCATCCGTCAACATGAGCCTGACCCTCGGCCACCTCCTTGACGGCTCCGAGCTACGCGTCGGCAACACCTTCACCAAGGGCACCCGTTGGGCAAGAATCGGCACCTTGGCGGACGGTCTCAACCACCGTCACGTCCACTTCCGCGCCGCCCGCGGCAACCACGGCGCCTCTCCCATCGGCCCGTGCGAGGACATGAACCCCTTCGTCCTCTGGGACGCGCTGGGCCTGCCTTCCTGA